The Raphanus sativus cultivar WK10039 unplaced genomic scaffold, ASM80110v3 Scaffold1512, whole genome shotgun sequence DNA segment TTGATCAGAACTTGGTATCGCACCGATGAGACACAGCTCATAATGAGTTTAATCCAGTGTTCATTGAATCCTAGCGCTTGCATTGTTCTCTCCAGGAATCTCCATTCAACACGATCATAGGCCTTGGAGATATCCGTCTTGATAGCGATAGACTCATAGGCACACTTGTTATCCGAGCTTAACGCATGAAGCAGTTCGTGAGCTACCAAGATGTTATCGGATATGAGTCTTCCCTCCACGAAAGCTGCCTGTGTTTCTGAGATCAATGATGGCATCACCTGCTTGAGTCTCCCTGTCATTAGCTTGGATATCACCTTGTATGCCACGTTGCACAAACTGATCGGCCGGTATTCGCTCATTTTTCTTGCAGTCGGGCTCTTGGGTATAAGGCATATGTTTGTGTTGTTTACCCCCTCTTCCATCACTCCAGTTTGGAAGAACCTCTGCACCATTTCCATAACCTCCTCCTGGCATGTCTCCCAAAACTGTTGGAAAAAGAATCCATTCATGCCGTCAGGTCCGGGGCATTTATGGGGGTTGATTTCAAACACAGCTCTTCTGACTTCCTCTCTTGAGATCGGCTTCATAAGTGTCTCGTTTTGAGTAGCGGTCAACACTGGTGGTAGCTCACTCCACACTGCTAGCTCCGCTCCTACATCTTccgaagagaaaagaaaattgaaatacTGCTCAGCCACTTTACCAAGATCCTCATCTGCAAACCATTCATTCCCAATATCATCAATCAAACTTTTGATCATGTTTTGAGCTCTACGATTTTTGGTTACAGCATGAAAATATTTGGTATTTCTATCCCCAGCCCTCAGCCAGTTCATCCTACTCTTCTGCCACCAGAACAGTTCCTCATTATAGTATTCTTCATTCAGTTCCTTCCTCATGCTTTCCAGCTCTTCTCTTTTGAACTGTTCTTGTCTTGATGCCTCATCGATTTTGTAGTGGAGTTCTTGTATTCTCATTGCTGAACTTGGTTTTGCACTTCTCTTCCACACTGAAATGGCTTTCCTACAGGTAGAGATTCTTCCCATAATATTGGCTTGTCCATTCCCTTGCGCCTTCCAGCCCTGATTCACAACCTCAATGAAGCCTTCTCGCTTTGTCCATCGATGATCGTACTTGAAGGTTGCTCTTTTCTTCCATTGCATTCCATCCAGGGAGGTTAGGATGGGACTGTGATCGGAACAAACTCTCTTCAGATAGTAGATGGTGGCCTGTGGGAAGCACTCGAGCCATTGTTGGTTTGCCACTGATCTGTCTAGCCGGCACTGTACCAGACCATTAATCCTTCTTCCTGCCCAGGATAGGAAATCGCCTTTATGCTTAATGTCCCACAGACCCCAGTTGCTAAGGAGCTGACGAAATTCTAGGCCTTCTTTTTCTGATCTCTCAGCTCCGCCGGACTTCTCCGATTGATCTACCATCTCATTAAAATCTCCAGTTAAGATCCAAGGGCCTTGTCTCTCTGCGCCTAGTCTGGATAATCTTTCCCAGACTTCACTTCTTTTACTCTTCACTGGGTCTCCATATACACAAGTGAGGTGGAATTGGTGATCTTGCCATTTAACCTTCGCATCAATGACTCTACTGTTTGCTTGCAAGATTTCCACTTCACACGATTGTTTCCATAGAAGAGCTAGGCCTCCACCCTTTCCTTTTGCATCCACTGATCTCAGATACTGAAAGCCTAGCTTCTCCACAACATACTCCATATAACTTCTCCTACTTTTGGTCTCGCTGAGGAATATTATCTCAGGAGAATACTGACCAAGTATCTCCTGTAGATGTCGAACTGTCGGGACATTCCCCAATCCCTGACAGTTCCAACTCAATATTCTCATATTGACCTCGAAGGGTTGGTATTAACCTTCAAcccttctttccttttgtttccACTTGCCAATGCTATCCTACGGACAGAATGGTCTGGGACAGATGCTGCTACAAGAGCAGAATGAGTGGGGGTAGTGAAGCCCCCTTGACTAGCCGCCTGGCTCAAAGCCTCTGACTTCTTCTCCGACCCTTTACTCATACTGCCGAGTCGGCAGAAAACAGATGGAGCCTCATTTGTCTTTTCAGTAGAGCCTATTCTCATCTTCTTCGATTTCCTTTCATCGCTACTACTCATCCTTCTTCTTTTGGAACTACCCATTCCTCCTGTTACTCTCTTCTCTCGAGGGGTGAGATCAAGCTGACCTCCAAGACGTTCAAACACTGAGGGTGGGCTTCGACTTCCCTTACTCGATTGTCCTTCCTGTTTTTCTCCTGATCGAGCTTCAGTTAATTTATCACGAAGATCCTCCAGCGTTACCTCTGTATCCTCTCCCAGCTCCATTCCACTTAACCTATTGAAGACAGAGTCTGATCCTTGTCCTGTTTTTGAGGTTCCTCCCTCACCAGAGCTCCCTAAGGTACCTCTTGAACCCGTCTGGTCTCCTGAGCCCTTTGATAATGCTGTAGATTCCTGGGAGCTTCTTGAGTAGCCGCTCACTCCTCTCGAGCCTTTTTGTTGCCAGACCAGCTGTGGAACTTCAGCCACCTTTTTTCCTTTACGCAACTCTCCTCTACTGTCTTGCCTTGATGATTGAGCCATCCTTTTGCCTCCTGCTTCCCCTCGTGCTTCCCCTCTTGGGGTTACCTCTTTAAAAACCACTCCTTTGAGTGCTCCTCTCTTTGGGTTCGCCTTCCTTGGGGTCTCCTTGATTCCTCTGTGTCTACGCATAGGTTCCACAGGAGCTTTACTCTGCTTAATCCCTTCCTCACTTCGATGGTCTTGTATTTGGAGGTTGCATCTAGTCTGATCATGAGTGAGCCTCTTACAAGTGTAGCACACTTTTATTAGCTTCTCGTATTCCAGCTCTGTGGGCACCGTTTCACCAGACTTGAATCGAGCTGTTCTGCGGAACTGTATTGGCTCCTCCGTACTGATCCACACTAATGCTCTTACATACTCCAAGGAGTTGGAGTTCTTAGCATGGAGCTCTATTCTTTCCACCTTCCCTAGTGGTTTCATCAGGTACTCCACCATTTGATGTTTCATGCGATGAATTGGGAGCCCTCGAATGCGGATCCAGAATGGGATCCGCTTAAGGAACTCCTCATCTGGGTGTGGAGACCATCTGTTCATAGAAACTATCCAGCCATTAACAAACCATGGCCCCTTCGTCAGGACATGTTGTAGGTCGCTCTCCGCTTCGAAGATGAACTGGACTTTGTCATCACCAACTCCTCTGCCCTTGACTTTGTCCTCTAAACCCCAGATTGGTGGCAGAGCTTTCACGAGGCCCCCAACTTTGTGGACATAGGGGTTGAGGCACCTCACTATCACGCTCATGGTGTTCTCCTCTATGAGATCCTCAAACTCCAAATCCGGCATGTCCACCATCTCTCCTTCCTCCAACAGCTCGAGCTCTTTGAGTTCCTCCACCAAGGACGCCTCTTTCTTCTTCCGAGTTCGAAACATGGTTCGCTTGCAAAGCTACCGCCTTTCTTCTGTTTTTAATGAAACCGCACCGCAAAGAAGTCACACAGACTTAATGAGCCTCAGATCTGTAGATCTATGGCTATCGACACCTTATGGTCTCTCCTCCCGTGAGCCGTTCGATGACTCTAGCTCCCGGGAGCAGCAACTCTCTCTCCTGACTTGCTGAATGTTAGGATTCTTGCTCTAGATCTGAGAAATTTTCCGCTCGCGCACGAGAAATTGATAGAGAGAGGTTTAGTGGTTGGGTGTGAGGACTGAGTACTACTCATCATGAataatcttttacttttttttgtttttcctcaaaagaattctattttttttttatctttctttttcttttgtttatgattttcCCTCTTCTTTTCGAACTAAGTGAATGGTgcgatttttgaaaaaatctgtCACTACTCTTGGAGGGTTGTGCACAGAGAAGAGTGAGACCCGTTGTGAGGAGACATATAGTTTCAAAATCTTTCTTCTGAAGAAGCCAAAGATTGAATATTCTAACGCTCGCGAGTACTGTTTGTAAACCTACTCGCTACTGTTTAAGTCAGCAATGAGTCAATGACAGCTTTAATTTACTAATTTGTCCCTGAGACGCGAGTGAGCGAGTGAGACATTATCTGAAACTCCTGTCGTTTCTGATATTTACTTTGTCTCGATGCGTTAAAAACACACATGTTTTAGTCTGCCCAAATCTCCTGATTACGTTAGCAATAATCACTAATGTCGTCGTAATATTtcattagtttaattttttgcaaATACTAGCTGAATGATATTAACTCATAGATTTTAACAGTTGTTTTTTTTGGCTGAATATTGACTTCAATAACACATGATTGCACACCCATTTTAACAAGAtagatttgttttcttgttctaCTGTTACTCATACCTTTAAACAAGTAACAAAAACGATAACAGCCATGTAAAGGCAAACACTCAAAcgataaaccaaaccaaatttaaGAACATAAACTAGAGAAATAACGGTCCACAAAGTAAACAGAAGATACTAGACTTATCCATACAAACCCGAATAAATCTGCAACTGGTAATTAAGGTTTTCGTTCTTTTTCATTAAGTAGTATAAGACTAAAATAGTTCAAGGGAGGTGTTACGTTAATAATTTTCAATACTTTTCCTCCTGTTGGTAATCTCCTTCTTCCTCATCCTCGTACTCACCTTCTTCATCTGCAGTTGCATCTTGGTATTGCTGA contains these protein-coding regions:
- the LOC130504347 gene encoding uncharacterized protein LOC130504347, with the protein product MFRTRKKKEASLVEELKELELLEEGEMVDMPDLEFEDLIEENTMSVIVRCLNPYVHKVGGLVKALPPIWGLEDKVKGRGVGDDKVQFIFEAESDLQHVLTKGPWFVNGWIVSMNRWSPHPDEEFLKRIPFWIRIRGLPIHRMKHQMVEYLMKPLGKVERIELHAKNSNSLEYVRALVWISTEEPIQFRRTARFKSGETVPTELEYEKLIKVCYTCKRLTHDQTRCNLQIQDHRSEEGIKQSKAPVEPMRRHRGIKETPRKANPKRGALKGVVFKEVTPRGEARGEAGGKRMAQSSRQDSRGELRKGKKVAEVPQLVWQQKGSRGVSGYSRSSQESTALSKGSGDQTGSRGTLGSSGEGGTSKTGQGSDSVFNRLSGMELGEDTEVTLEDLRDKLTEARSGEKQEGQSSKGSRSPPSVFERLGGQLDLTPREKRVTGGMGSSKRRRMSSSDERKSKKMRIGSTEKTNEAPSVFCRLGSMSKGSEKKSEALSQAASQGGFTTPTHSALVAASVPDHSVRRIALASGNKRKEGLKGLGNVPTVRHLQEILGQYSPEIIFLSETKSRRSYMEYVVEKLGFQYLRSVDAKGKGGGLALLWKQSCEVEILQANSRVIDAKVKWQDHQFHLTCVYGDPVKSKRSEVWERLSRLGAERQGPWILTGDFNEMVDQSEKSGGAERSEKEGLEFRQLLSNWGLWDIKHKGDFLSWAGRRINGLVQCRLDRSVANQQWLECFPQATIYYLKRVCSDHSPILTSLDGMQWKKRATFKYDHRWTKREGFIEVVNQGWKAQGNGQANIMGRISTCRKAISVWKRSAKPSSAMRIQELHYKIDEASRQEQFKREELESMRKELNEEYYNEELFWWQKSRMNWLRAGDRNTKYFHAVTKNRRAQNMIKSLIDDIGNEWFADEDLGKVAEQYFNFLFSSEDVGAELAVWSELPPVLTATQNETLMKPISREEVRRAVFEINPHKCPGPDGMNGFFFQQFWETCQEEVMEMVQRFFQTGVMEEGVNNTNICLIPKSPTARKMSEYRPISLCNVAYKVISKLMTGRLKQVMPSLISETQAAFVEGRLISDNILVAHELLHALSSDNKCAYESIAIKTDISKAYDRVEWRFLERTMQALGFNEHWIKLIMSCVSSVRYQVLINGTPFGDIVPSRGLRQGDPLSPYLFVMCTEMLVQMLKRAEESRLISGLRVARRAPPVSHLLFADDSMLYCKSSDEEIDRVTQLLRNYSIASGQRINYQKSSIYFGKHIPLQRREEIMIKLGIDQTGGEGFYLGVPESMGGSRVSILSYLKENMAQKVQGWQTKFLSPGGKEVLLKAVAMALPTYTMSCFLIPKTICKQIVSLMADFWWKTNKESKGMHWKSWDHLCKSKDCGGLGFKDLEAYNLALLGKQLWRMVTNPDSLMAKIYKSRYFKTSDPLNATLGSRPSYAWRSIFAAQELIKRGARVIIGNGQRTKVWQDRWIGKTPATMVQSMAWNGYSREMVVTEQLKVSDLLDSSCRTWNEELLQSLFTAEVQAQIRKITPAGRRSEDSYAWDFTKTGHYTVKSGYWVLVNIIEAEKEQKEALQPSLDGLYQQAWRVNASPKIRHFLWRCISNSIPVAANMVRRHIAKDMSCSRCECREEDINHVLFQCTYARLIWAHSTIHPPPHGIWSDSIYTNLHWVLNQKQEFPKEEVEDESVPYLLWRIWKNRNEFVFQGKDYDAYATVLKAKEDALEWKSREEVRNKEVKKPTEEGHDRKWRAPPPMKIKCNIDGSWKKETCEGGVGWVARDQQGNLLWAGAKKLSNAGSVLETEAEALRWAIQTLTGFGYTSVVFETDSLTLKKLIYGEEEMWLSIKPIMQEISFLLTENSGYGVEFYPRSGNKVADRIARETTTLASFVPKLYSVVPVWLSSFVEVDKIL